The Balaenoptera acutorostrata chromosome 10, mBalAcu1.1, whole genome shotgun sequence genome has a window encoding:
- the MDC1 gene encoding mediator of DNA damage checkpoint protein 1 isoform X1, whose protein sequence is MEDTQVINWEVEEEEEVEERPSESLGCSSEPLGRLRIFSSSYGPEKDFPLYLGKNVVGRMPDCSVALPYSSISKQHAVIEILAWDKAPVLRDCGSLNGTQILRPPKVLGPGVSHRLRDRELILFADLPCQYHRLDVPLPFVSRGPLTVEETPRVQGGTQPHRLLLAEDSEEEVDSLSEKCVVKGPRTSFLATVVPESDEEGPSSALDGPGPPFAFNLNSDTDEEESQQPGAGEASSAVRRVTAAETEQPKPVTTEIQLEKDQCSVKEKNNDTKVERNARSGVVPVGVILERSQPAGEDSDTDVDDESGPLRRLTGVHLERAQPCGFIDSDTDVEEEGIPATPAVVPVRKRHIFHEVGTESPRAPGVAHRQESPAGSDTDIEEREAPLTVPLDRSRASVVIDSNTDDKEEVSAALTLAHLRESRAVAWNRDADAEEDRAQPVALLEQSQASAGRDSDTDVKEKGLPVEKTGTVPRGHTGKAYSEKSQPPLRDSDTEVMEEKSSLGFHLQRSQASATVHVNTQVVEEVLPGPAVILLEKHQVPVAWTHQTDVEAEGGPAKLPVVYLEEAQPPLAGDCGPDAEENTSLAASAVADVRKSQLHAEEDTGTEWAAAVLEQGRAFMAGAQGGSPAAQVEQDLLPVSRNNIAHLVVDTGTPGEPTQPQREGAQTPTEREREPHVDRTMNSGDNHDDSEDLDLQATQCFVERENQSLEVPSMEDEPTQAFLFTLPQEPGPSRCSFQATGSLDEPWEVLATQPFCPRESEASETQPIATHIEAHGPCPSPPTAAPQEQHPQSPVHAESLGIQGRGMQTVEEDMGTPRETAERVTPERGPLERETEKLPSEGEREDVMGEEESTRGIQDREQKQVLARDTQKQESDKRVKSASTERDMESLKVEIETPKEIQEKEREKQTLTSEIFDREAEKPVAERECEAGGLEGKVPKVMLDRGPQTGETEAGGQDQKGQASGSTPEPGAGAGDLQGLASDPIASGSQSGGGRGAPVRPRRQQRGYLNCKMPPAEKASRGDQESPAACRPPAVQEASTPLQNPLISQSPKRPAPQSLLSPSPPPSEPPIPRTRQNESQEALETPFSSELDALHPKPKVKPQGSSPVSSVPLEPHPTTSTDQPVTPKPTSRATRGRTLRSSVKTPERNVSTAPEFQPSAHTDQPVTPKPTSRATRGRTQRASVKTPEPVISTAPEPQPCTSTDQPVTPKPTSRATRGRALRSSVKTPERNVPTAPELQNSAHTDQPVTPKPTSRATRGRALRSSVKTPERNVSTAPELQNSAHTDQPVTPKPTSQATRGRALRSSVKTPEQNVPTAPELQPSAHTDQPVTPKPTSRGRTQRASVKTPEPVISTAPEPQPSTSTDQPVTPKPTSRATRGRTLRASVKTPERNVSTAPELRPSAHTDHPVTPKPTSQAPRGRTLRSSAKTPEPVVPITPEPQPSTSKDQSLTPEPTSQATRGRTHRSSVKTSQPTEPTAPDLEPSSPTHQPVTPKVIAQGGQSRTLRSSTVSAVPVPTTPEVHSPVPTEQPIPPEPIPEANCSRRPRATRKPGSLTAHVHEPYSAPSEPNSRSSRNQRRGAVRAAESLSTIPEPAFAQLPEAPTHAPQIPKGEAADRSGFTPEPQPEASQNHKRPLATVDSPPLQKRLQRGEVPQKTAFLKEEEENPAAKLRKIEDVVIPEPGKRKREQTEEEPREIPSRSLRRTKPIQESTAPKVLFTGVVDAHGERAVLALGGSMASSVAEASHLVTDRIRRTVKFLCALGRGIPILSLDWLHQSRKAGCFLPPAEYVVTDPEQEKNFGFSLREALSRARERRLLEGYEIHVTPGVQPPPPQMGEIISCCGGTVLPSMPRSYKPQRVVITCSQDFPRCAIPFRVGLPILSPEFLLTGVLKQEAKPEAFVLSTLEMSST, encoded by the exons ATTTCCCATTATACCTCGGGAAGAATGTGGTAGGCCGAATGCCTGATTGCTCTGTGGCCCTGCCCTATTCATCTATCTCCAAACAACATGCGGTGATTGAAATCTTGGCCTGGGACAAGGCACCTGTCCTCCGGGATTGTGGGAGCCTCAATGGTACTCAAATCCTGAGGCCTCCTAAGGTCCTGGGCCCTGGGGTGAGTCATCGTTTGAGGGACCGGGAGTTGATTCTCTTTGCTGACTTGCCCTGCCAGTACCATCGCTTGGATGTCCCCCTGCCCTTTGTCTCCCGGGGCCCTCTAACTGTAGAGGAGACACCCAGGGTACAGGGAGGAACTCAACCCCACAGGCTTCTGTTGGCTGAGGACTCAGAGGAAGAAGTAG ATTCTCTTTCTGAAAAGTGTGTGGTGAAAGGACCAAGGACCTCCTTTTTGGCAACAGTAGTTCCAGAGAG CGATGAGGAGGGACCTTCGTCTGCCCTGGATGGCCCTGGGCCACCTTTTGCCTTCAACTTGAACAGTGACACAGATGAGGAAGAAAGTCAGCAACCAGGAGCAGGGGAGGCCTCCTCAGCTGTCAGAAGAGTCACCGCTGCAGAGACAGAACAGCCTAAACCTGTCACAACTGAAATCCAGCTTGAAAAGGATCAGTGTTcagtgaaggagaagaacaatgACACGAAAGTTGAGAGGAATGCGAGGAGTGGGGTGGTTCCAGTTGGAGTGATTCTGGAGAGGAGCCAGCCTGCTGGGGAGGACAGTGACACAGACGTGGATGATGAGAGCGGGCCTCTGAGAAGGCTCACTGGGGTCCATCTGGAAAGGGCCCAGCCTTGTGGCTTCATAGACAGTGATACTGATGTGGAAGAAGAGGGGATCCCTGCGACCCCAGCAGTAGTTCCTGTGAGGAAGAGGCACATCTTCCATGAAGTTGGTACAGAGAGTCCTCGGGCACCTGGCGTGGCACATCGGCAGGAGAGCCCGGCTGGTAGTGATACAGATATAGAGGAGAGGGAGGCCCCCCTGACCGTCCCTCTGGACAGAAGCCGAGCCTCTGTCGTGATCGATAGCAATACAGATGACAAGGAAGAAGTCTCAGCAGCGCTCACACTGGCACATCTAAGAGAGAGCCGGGCCGTTGCGTGGAACAGAGATGCAGATGCAGAAGAGGATAGGGCCCAACCGGTGGCCCTTCTGGAGCAAAGCCAAGCCTCTGCTGGGAGAGACAGTGACACAGACGTGAAGGAAAAGGGGCTCCCAGTGGAGAAGACAGGAACTGTTCCCAGGGGTCACACGGGCAAGGCATATTCGGAAAAGAGTCAACCTCCTCTCAGGGACAGTGATACAGAGGTGATGGAAGAGAAGAGCTCACTGGGGTTCCACCTGCAGAGAAGCCAAGCCTCTGCCACAGTGCATGTCAACACACAAGTGGTGGAGGAAGTCCTACCAGGGCCAGCTGTTATACTTCTGGAGAAGCATCAAGTACCTGTAGCATGGACACATCAAACAGATGTGGAAGCTGAAGGAGGCCCAGCAAAGCTGCCTGTGGTGTATCTAGAAGAAGCCCAGCCTCCTCTAGCTGGGGACTGTGGCCCAGATGCGGAGGAGAACACATCCTTAGCAGCCTCAGCAGTGGCAGATGTAAGAAAGAGCCAGCTTCATGCAGAAGAAGATACTGGGACAGAGTGGGCTGCAGCCGTTCTTGAACAGGGCAGAGCTTTTATGGCTGGGGCCCAGGGTGGGTCACCCGCGGCCCAAGTGGAGCAGGACCTTCTCCCTGTCTCAAGGAATAACATAGCACATCTGGTGGTGGACACAGGCACTCCAGGGGAACCCACCCAGCCACAGAGAGAGGGGGCCCAGACCCccacagaaagggagagagaaccaCATGTGGATAGGACCATGAACTCTGGAGACAACCACGATG ATTCTGAAGATCTGGACCTACAAGCTACCCAGTGCTTTGTGGAGAGAGAGAATCAGAGCCTGGAAG TCCCCAGCATGGAGGATGAACCCACCCAGGCCTTCCTGTTTACTCTGCCCCAAGAGCCTGGCCCTTCCCGTTGCAGCTTCCAGGCCACAG GTTCCCTGGATGAGCCATGGGAGGTCTTGGCTACACAGCCATTCTGTCCGAGAGAGTCTGAAGCCTCTGAGACCCAGCCCATTGCCACCCACATTGAAGCCCATGGACCTTGCCCCTCTCCACCTACGGCAGCACCACAAGAGCAACATCCACAAAGTCCAGTTCATGCAGAGTCACTGGGGATTCAAGGCAGAGGGATGCAGACTGTGGAGGAAGACATGGGTACACCAAGAGAAACAGCAGAGAGGGTGACCCCTGAGAGAGGGCCATTGGAGAGGGAAACTGAGAAACTGCCCtcggaaggagagagggaagatgtGATGGGAGAGGAAGAATCAACCAGGGGGATACAGGACAGAGAACAAAAACAGGTGTTAGCTAGGGATACTCAGAAACAAGAGTCAGACAAAAGAGTAAAAAGTGCAAGTACTGAAAGGGATATGGAGAGTTTGAAGGTAGAAATTGAGACACCtaaggaaatacaagagaaagagagagaaaagcagaccCTTACAAGCGAAATATTtgacagagaagcagagaaaccAGTAGCAGAGAGAGAGTGTGAGGCAGGTGGGTTAGAAGGGAAGGTACCCAAAGTGATGCTGGACAGAGGCCCACAGACAGGGGAGACAGAGGCGGGGGGCCAGGACCAGAAAGGCCAGGCCTCAGGTTCGACACCAGAGCCTGGAGCGGGGGCGGGAGACCTTCAGGGACTTGCTTCAGACCCCATAGCTTCTGGGAGCCAGTCAGGTGGAGGAAGGGGTGCCCCAGTGAGACCCAGGAGGCAGCAGAGAG GCTACTTGAATTGTAAGATGCCACCTGCTGAGAAGGCTTCCAGG GGTGATCAGGAATCCCCAGCTGCTTGTCGGCCTCCGGCAGTGCAGGAAGCTTCCACGCCACTCCAGAACCCCCTCATCTCTCAGAGCCCCAAACGTCCTGCCCCTCAGTCCCTCCTTTCGCCCTCTCCACCTCCTTCAGAACCGCCCATTCCCAGGACCAGACAAAATGAGAGTCAGGAAGCTCTGGAGACTCCCTTTTCCTCAGAGCTGGACGCTCTCCACCCAAAACCCAAAGTCAAGCCCCAAGGGTCCTCTCCAGTTTCTTCTGTACCCCTTGAGCCCCACCCTACCACCTCCACAGACCAGCCTGTCACCCCCAAGCCCACATCTCGGGCCACTCGGGGCAGGACACTTAGGTCCTCCGTCAAAACCCCTGAACGAAATGTCTCCACAGCCCCTGAGTTCCAGCCTTCTGCCCACACAGACCAGCCTGTCACCCCCAAACCCACATCTCGGGCCACTCGGGGCAGGACACAGAGGGCTTCTGTCAAGACTCCCGAACCAGTTATCTCCACAGCCCCTGAGCCCCAGCCTTGCACTTCCACAGACCAGCCTGTCACCCCCAAACCCACATCTCGGGCCACTCGGGGCAGGGCACTCAGGTCCTCAGTCAAAACCCCTGAACGAAATGTCCCCacagcccctgagctccagaatTCTGCCCACACAGACCAGCCTGTCACCCCTAAACCCACATCTCGGGCCACTCGGGGCAGGGCACTCAGGTCCTCAGTCAAAACCCCTGAACGAAATGTCTCCacagcccctgagctccagaatTCTGCCCACACAGACCAGCCTGTCACCCCCAAACCCACATCTCAGGCCACTCGGGGCAGGGCACTTAGGTCCTCTGTCAAAACCCCTGAACAAAATGTCCCCACggcccctgagctccagcctTCGGCCCACACAGACCAGCCTGTCACCCCCAAACCCACATCTCGGGGCAGGACACAGAGGGCTTCTGTCAAGACTCCCGAACCAGTTATCTCCACAGCCCCTGAGCCCCAGCCTTCCACTTCCACAGACCAGCCTGTCACCCCCAAACCCACATCTCGGGCCACTCGGGGCAGGACACTTAGGGCCTCTGTCAAAACCCCTGAACGAAATGTCTCCACAGCTCCTGAGCTCCGGCCTTCTGCCCACACAGACCACCCTGTCACCCCCAAACCCACATCTCAGGCCCCTCGGGGCAGGACACTTAGGTCTTCTGCTAAGACCCCTGAACCAGTTGTCCCCATAACTCCTGAGCCCCAGCCTTCCACCTCTAAAGACCAGTCTCTCACCCCTGAGCCCACATCTCAGGCCACTCGGGGCAGGACACATAGGTCCTCTGTCAAGACATCCCAGCCAACTGAACCCACAGCTCCTGACCTTGAACCTTCGTCCCCCACACACCAGCCTGTCACCCCCAAAGTCATAGCTCAGGGTGGTCAGAGCAGGACACTAAGGTCTTCTACAGTAAGTGCTGTGCCAGTGCCTACCACCCCTGAGGTccactctccagtccccacaGAACAGCCTATTCCTCCTGAGCCCATCCCTGAAGCCAATTGCAGCAGGAGGCCAAGGGCCACTAGGAAACCTGGGTCTCTCACAGCTCACGTTCATGAACCCTACTCTGCGCCCTCCGAACCTAACTCCCGGTCCTCAAGGAACCAGAGACGAGGGGCGGTGAGAGCAGCCGAGTCCCTTAGCACCATTCCTGAGCCTGCCTTTGCCCAGCTTCCCGAGGCACCCACTCATGCTCCCCAGATCCCAAAGGGGGAGGCAGCAGATAGATCTGGCTTCACCCCAGAGCCCCAGCCTGAGGCCTCTCAAAATCACAAGAGGCCTTTAGCTACTGTGGACTCACCTCCACTTCAAAAACGGCTCCAAAGAGGAGAAGTTCCCCAGAAGACAGCATTCcttaaggaagaagaagaaaatcctgcagCGAAGCTGAGGAAGATAGAG GATGTAGTGATTCCAGAACcaggcaagagaaagagagagcagacAGAGGAGGAGCCCCGGGAAATACCGAGCCGCAGCCTGCGACGGACCAAACCTATCCAAGAGTCCACGGCCCCCAAA GTGCTCTTCACAGGCGTGGTAGATGCTCATGGAGAGCGGGCAGTGCTGGCCCTGGGGGGCAGTATGGCCAGCTCAGTGGCTGAGGCTTCCCACCTGGTGACGGATCGGATCCGCCGGACAGTCAAGTTCCTGTGTGCCCTGGGGCGGGGCATCCCCATCCTCTCCCTGGACTGGCTGCACCAG TCCCGCAAGGCAGGTTGCTTCTTGCCCCCGGCTGAATATGTGGTGACTGATCCTGAGCAGGAGAAGAACTTTGGCTTCAGCCTTCGGGAGGCCCTGAGCCGGGCTCGGGAGCGAAGGCTGCTGGAG GGCTATGAGATTCACGTGACCCCAGGAGTCCAGCCACCACCACCTCAGATGGGAGAGATCATCAGCTGCTGTGGAGGCACCGTCCTACCCAGCATGCCCCGGTCCTATAAG ccTCAGAGAGTTGTGATCACATGTTCCCAGGACTTCCCTCGATGTGCCATTCCATTTCGGGTTGGGCTGCCCATCCTCTCACCTGAGTTCTTGCTCACAGGAGTGCTAAAGCAGGAAGCCAAGCCAGAGGCCTTTGTCCTCTCCACTTTGGAAATGTCATCCACCTGA
- the MDC1 gene encoding mediator of DNA damage checkpoint protein 1 isoform X2 — protein MEDTQVINWEVEEEEEVEERPSESLGCSSEPLGRLRIFSSSYGPEKDFPLYLGKNVVGRMPDCSVALPYSSISKQHAVIEILAWDKAPVLRDCGSLNGTQILRPPKVLGPGVSHRLRDRELILFADLPCQYHRLDVPLPFVSRGPLTVEETPRVQGGTQPHRLLLAEDSEEEVDSLSEKCVVKGPRTSFLATVVPESDEEGPSSALDGPGPPFAFNLNSDTDEEESQQPGAGEASSAVRRVTAAETEQPKPVTTEIQLEKDQCSVKEKNNDTKVERNARSGVVPVGVILERSQPAGEDSDTDVDDESGPLRRLTGVHLERAQPCGFIDSDTDVEEEGIPATPAVVPVRKRHIFHEVGTESPRAPGVAHRQESPAGSDTDIEEREAPLTVPLDRSRASVVIDSNTDDKEEVSAALTLAHLRESRAVAWNRDADAEEDRAQPVALLEQSQASAGRDSDTDVKEKGLPVEKTGTVPRGHTGKAYSEKSQPPLRDSDTEVMEEKSSLGFHLQRSQASATVHVNTQVVEEVLPGPAVILLEKHQVPVAWTHQTDVEAEGGPAKLPVVYLEEAQPPLAGDCGPDAEENTSLAASAVADVRKSQLHAEEDTGTEWAAAVLEQGRAFMAGAQGGSPAAQVEQDLLPVSRNNIAHLVVDTGTPGEPTQPQREGAQTPTEREREPHVDRTMNSGDNHDDSEDLDLQATQCFVERENQSLEVPSMEDEPTQAFLFTLPQEPGPSRCSFQATGSLDEPWEVLATQPFCPRESEASETQPIATHIEAHGPCPSPPTAAPQEQHPQSPVHAESLGIQGRGMQTVEEDMGTPRETAERVTPERGPLERETEKLPSEGEREDVMGEEESTRGIQDREQKQVLARDTQKQESDKRVKSASTERDMESLKVEIETPKEIQEKEREKQTLTSEIFDREAEKPVAERECEAGGLEGKVPKVMLDRGPQTGETEAGGQDQKGQASGSTPEPGAGAGDLQGLASDPIASGSQSGGGRGAPVRPRRQQRGYLNCKMPPAEKASRGDQESPAACRPPAVQEASTPLQNPLISQSPKRPAPQSLLSPSPPPSEPPIPRTRQNESQEALETPFSSELDALHPKPKVKPQGSSPVSSVPLEPHPTTSTDQPVTPKPTSRATRGRTLRSSVKTPERNVSTAPEFQPSAHTDQPVTPKPTSRATRGRTQRASVKTPEPVISTAPEPQPCTSTDQPVTPKPTSRATRGRALRSSVKTPERNVPTAPELQNSAHTDQPVTPKPTSRATRGRALRSSVKTPERNVSTAPELQNSAHTDQPVTPKPTSQATRGRALRSSVKTPEQNVPTAPELQPSAHTDQPVTPKPTSRGRTQRASVKTPEPVISTAPEPQPSTSTDQPVTPKPTSRATRGRTLRASVKTPERNVSTAPELRPSAHTDHPVTPKPTSQAPRGRTLRSSAKTPEPVVPITPEPQPSTSKDQSLTPEPTSQATRGRTHRSSVKTSQPTEPTAPDLEPSSPTHQPVTPKVIAQGGQSRTLRSSTVSAVPVPTTPEVHSPVPTEQPIPPEPIPEANCSRRPRATRKPGSLTAHVHEPYSAPSEPNSRSSRNQRRGAVRAAESLSTIPEPAFAQLPEAPTHAPQIPKGEAADRSGFTPEPQPEASQNHKRPLATVDSPPLQKRLQRGEVPQKTAFLKEEEENPAAKLRKIEDVVIPEPGKRKREQTEEEPREIPSRSLRRTKPIQESTAPKVLFTGVVDAHGERAVLALGGSMASSVAEASHLVTDRIRRTVKFLCALGRGIPILSLDWLHQEKNFGFSLREALSRARERRLLEGYEIHVTPGVQPPPPQMGEIISCCGGTVLPSMPRSYKPQRVVITCSQDFPRCAIPFRVGLPILSPEFLLTGVLKQEAKPEAFVLSTLEMSST, from the exons ATTTCCCATTATACCTCGGGAAGAATGTGGTAGGCCGAATGCCTGATTGCTCTGTGGCCCTGCCCTATTCATCTATCTCCAAACAACATGCGGTGATTGAAATCTTGGCCTGGGACAAGGCACCTGTCCTCCGGGATTGTGGGAGCCTCAATGGTACTCAAATCCTGAGGCCTCCTAAGGTCCTGGGCCCTGGGGTGAGTCATCGTTTGAGGGACCGGGAGTTGATTCTCTTTGCTGACTTGCCCTGCCAGTACCATCGCTTGGATGTCCCCCTGCCCTTTGTCTCCCGGGGCCCTCTAACTGTAGAGGAGACACCCAGGGTACAGGGAGGAACTCAACCCCACAGGCTTCTGTTGGCTGAGGACTCAGAGGAAGAAGTAG ATTCTCTTTCTGAAAAGTGTGTGGTGAAAGGACCAAGGACCTCCTTTTTGGCAACAGTAGTTCCAGAGAG CGATGAGGAGGGACCTTCGTCTGCCCTGGATGGCCCTGGGCCACCTTTTGCCTTCAACTTGAACAGTGACACAGATGAGGAAGAAAGTCAGCAACCAGGAGCAGGGGAGGCCTCCTCAGCTGTCAGAAGAGTCACCGCTGCAGAGACAGAACAGCCTAAACCTGTCACAACTGAAATCCAGCTTGAAAAGGATCAGTGTTcagtgaaggagaagaacaatgACACGAAAGTTGAGAGGAATGCGAGGAGTGGGGTGGTTCCAGTTGGAGTGATTCTGGAGAGGAGCCAGCCTGCTGGGGAGGACAGTGACACAGACGTGGATGATGAGAGCGGGCCTCTGAGAAGGCTCACTGGGGTCCATCTGGAAAGGGCCCAGCCTTGTGGCTTCATAGACAGTGATACTGATGTGGAAGAAGAGGGGATCCCTGCGACCCCAGCAGTAGTTCCTGTGAGGAAGAGGCACATCTTCCATGAAGTTGGTACAGAGAGTCCTCGGGCACCTGGCGTGGCACATCGGCAGGAGAGCCCGGCTGGTAGTGATACAGATATAGAGGAGAGGGAGGCCCCCCTGACCGTCCCTCTGGACAGAAGCCGAGCCTCTGTCGTGATCGATAGCAATACAGATGACAAGGAAGAAGTCTCAGCAGCGCTCACACTGGCACATCTAAGAGAGAGCCGGGCCGTTGCGTGGAACAGAGATGCAGATGCAGAAGAGGATAGGGCCCAACCGGTGGCCCTTCTGGAGCAAAGCCAAGCCTCTGCTGGGAGAGACAGTGACACAGACGTGAAGGAAAAGGGGCTCCCAGTGGAGAAGACAGGAACTGTTCCCAGGGGTCACACGGGCAAGGCATATTCGGAAAAGAGTCAACCTCCTCTCAGGGACAGTGATACAGAGGTGATGGAAGAGAAGAGCTCACTGGGGTTCCACCTGCAGAGAAGCCAAGCCTCTGCCACAGTGCATGTCAACACACAAGTGGTGGAGGAAGTCCTACCAGGGCCAGCTGTTATACTTCTGGAGAAGCATCAAGTACCTGTAGCATGGACACATCAAACAGATGTGGAAGCTGAAGGAGGCCCAGCAAAGCTGCCTGTGGTGTATCTAGAAGAAGCCCAGCCTCCTCTAGCTGGGGACTGTGGCCCAGATGCGGAGGAGAACACATCCTTAGCAGCCTCAGCAGTGGCAGATGTAAGAAAGAGCCAGCTTCATGCAGAAGAAGATACTGGGACAGAGTGGGCTGCAGCCGTTCTTGAACAGGGCAGAGCTTTTATGGCTGGGGCCCAGGGTGGGTCACCCGCGGCCCAAGTGGAGCAGGACCTTCTCCCTGTCTCAAGGAATAACATAGCACATCTGGTGGTGGACACAGGCACTCCAGGGGAACCCACCCAGCCACAGAGAGAGGGGGCCCAGACCCccacagaaagggagagagaaccaCATGTGGATAGGACCATGAACTCTGGAGACAACCACGATG ATTCTGAAGATCTGGACCTACAAGCTACCCAGTGCTTTGTGGAGAGAGAGAATCAGAGCCTGGAAG TCCCCAGCATGGAGGATGAACCCACCCAGGCCTTCCTGTTTACTCTGCCCCAAGAGCCTGGCCCTTCCCGTTGCAGCTTCCAGGCCACAG GTTCCCTGGATGAGCCATGGGAGGTCTTGGCTACACAGCCATTCTGTCCGAGAGAGTCTGAAGCCTCTGAGACCCAGCCCATTGCCACCCACATTGAAGCCCATGGACCTTGCCCCTCTCCACCTACGGCAGCACCACAAGAGCAACATCCACAAAGTCCAGTTCATGCAGAGTCACTGGGGATTCAAGGCAGAGGGATGCAGACTGTGGAGGAAGACATGGGTACACCAAGAGAAACAGCAGAGAGGGTGACCCCTGAGAGAGGGCCATTGGAGAGGGAAACTGAGAAACTGCCCtcggaaggagagagggaagatgtGATGGGAGAGGAAGAATCAACCAGGGGGATACAGGACAGAGAACAAAAACAGGTGTTAGCTAGGGATACTCAGAAACAAGAGTCAGACAAAAGAGTAAAAAGTGCAAGTACTGAAAGGGATATGGAGAGTTTGAAGGTAGAAATTGAGACACCtaaggaaatacaagagaaagagagagaaaagcagaccCTTACAAGCGAAATATTtgacagagaagcagagaaaccAGTAGCAGAGAGAGAGTGTGAGGCAGGTGGGTTAGAAGGGAAGGTACCCAAAGTGATGCTGGACAGAGGCCCACAGACAGGGGAGACAGAGGCGGGGGGCCAGGACCAGAAAGGCCAGGCCTCAGGTTCGACACCAGAGCCTGGAGCGGGGGCGGGAGACCTTCAGGGACTTGCTTCAGACCCCATAGCTTCTGGGAGCCAGTCAGGTGGAGGAAGGGGTGCCCCAGTGAGACCCAGGAGGCAGCAGAGAG GCTACTTGAATTGTAAGATGCCACCTGCTGAGAAGGCTTCCAGG GGTGATCAGGAATCCCCAGCTGCTTGTCGGCCTCCGGCAGTGCAGGAAGCTTCCACGCCACTCCAGAACCCCCTCATCTCTCAGAGCCCCAAACGTCCTGCCCCTCAGTCCCTCCTTTCGCCCTCTCCACCTCCTTCAGAACCGCCCATTCCCAGGACCAGACAAAATGAGAGTCAGGAAGCTCTGGAGACTCCCTTTTCCTCAGAGCTGGACGCTCTCCACCCAAAACCCAAAGTCAAGCCCCAAGGGTCCTCTCCAGTTTCTTCTGTACCCCTTGAGCCCCACCCTACCACCTCCACAGACCAGCCTGTCACCCCCAAGCCCACATCTCGGGCCACTCGGGGCAGGACACTTAGGTCCTCCGTCAAAACCCCTGAACGAAATGTCTCCACAGCCCCTGAGTTCCAGCCTTCTGCCCACACAGACCAGCCTGTCACCCCCAAACCCACATCTCGGGCCACTCGGGGCAGGACACAGAGGGCTTCTGTCAAGACTCCCGAACCAGTTATCTCCACAGCCCCTGAGCCCCAGCCTTGCACTTCCACAGACCAGCCTGTCACCCCCAAACCCACATCTCGGGCCACTCGGGGCAGGGCACTCAGGTCCTCAGTCAAAACCCCTGAACGAAATGTCCCCacagcccctgagctccagaatTCTGCCCACACAGACCAGCCTGTCACCCCTAAACCCACATCTCGGGCCACTCGGGGCAGGGCACTCAGGTCCTCAGTCAAAACCCCTGAACGAAATGTCTCCacagcccctgagctccagaatTCTGCCCACACAGACCAGCCTGTCACCCCCAAACCCACATCTCAGGCCACTCGGGGCAGGGCACTTAGGTCCTCTGTCAAAACCCCTGAACAAAATGTCCCCACggcccctgagctccagcctTCGGCCCACACAGACCAGCCTGTCACCCCCAAACCCACATCTCGGGGCAGGACACAGAGGGCTTCTGTCAAGACTCCCGAACCAGTTATCTCCACAGCCCCTGAGCCCCAGCCTTCCACTTCCACAGACCAGCCTGTCACCCCCAAACCCACATCTCGGGCCACTCGGGGCAGGACACTTAGGGCCTCTGTCAAAACCCCTGAACGAAATGTCTCCACAGCTCCTGAGCTCCGGCCTTCTGCCCACACAGACCACCCTGTCACCCCCAAACCCACATCTCAGGCCCCTCGGGGCAGGACACTTAGGTCTTCTGCTAAGACCCCTGAACCAGTTGTCCCCATAACTCCTGAGCCCCAGCCTTCCACCTCTAAAGACCAGTCTCTCACCCCTGAGCCCACATCTCAGGCCACTCGGGGCAGGACACATAGGTCCTCTGTCAAGACATCCCAGCCAACTGAACCCACAGCTCCTGACCTTGAACCTTCGTCCCCCACACACCAGCCTGTCACCCCCAAAGTCATAGCTCAGGGTGGTCAGAGCAGGACACTAAGGTCTTCTACAGTAAGTGCTGTGCCAGTGCCTACCACCCCTGAGGTccactctccagtccccacaGAACAGCCTATTCCTCCTGAGCCCATCCCTGAAGCCAATTGCAGCAGGAGGCCAAGGGCCACTAGGAAACCTGGGTCTCTCACAGCTCACGTTCATGAACCCTACTCTGCGCCCTCCGAACCTAACTCCCGGTCCTCAAGGAACCAGAGACGAGGGGCGGTGAGAGCAGCCGAGTCCCTTAGCACCATTCCTGAGCCTGCCTTTGCCCAGCTTCCCGAGGCACCCACTCATGCTCCCCAGATCCCAAAGGGGGAGGCAGCAGATAGATCTGGCTTCACCCCAGAGCCCCAGCCTGAGGCCTCTCAAAATCACAAGAGGCCTTTAGCTACTGTGGACTCACCTCCACTTCAAAAACGGCTCCAAAGAGGAGAAGTTCCCCAGAAGACAGCATTCcttaaggaagaagaagaaaatcctgcagCGAAGCTGAGGAAGATAGAG GATGTAGTGATTCCAGAACcaggcaagagaaagagagagcagacAGAGGAGGAGCCCCGGGAAATACCGAGCCGCAGCCTGCGACGGACCAAACCTATCCAAGAGTCCACGGCCCCCAAA GTGCTCTTCACAGGCGTGGTAGATGCTCATGGAGAGCGGGCAGTGCTGGCCCTGGGGGGCAGTATGGCCAGCTCAGTGGCTGAGGCTTCCCACCTGGTGACGGATCGGATCCGCCGGACAGTCAAGTTCCTGTGTGCCCTGGGGCGGGGCATCCCCATCCTCTCCCTGGACTGGCTGCACCAG GAGAAGAACTTTGGCTTCAGCCTTCGGGAGGCCCTGAGCCGGGCTCGGGAGCGAAGGCTGCTGGAG GGCTATGAGATTCACGTGACCCCAGGAGTCCAGCCACCACCACCTCAGATGGGAGAGATCATCAGCTGCTGTGGAGGCACCGTCCTACCCAGCATGCCCCGGTCCTATAAG ccTCAGAGAGTTGTGATCACATGTTCCCAGGACTTCCCTCGATGTGCCATTCCATTTCGGGTTGGGCTGCCCATCCTCTCACCTGAGTTCTTGCTCACAGGAGTGCTAAAGCAGGAAGCCAAGCCAGAGGCCTTTGTCCTCTCCACTTTGGAAATGTCATCCACCTGA